A genomic window from Silene latifolia isolate original U9 population chromosome 11, ASM4854445v1, whole genome shotgun sequence includes:
- the LOC141613251 gene encoding uncharacterized protein LOC141613251, protein MRGCYIEFLQSFNFSSKHKEGKLNVAADALSRRHSMLVTVQQRVLGFEFMKELYKDDQDFMEDWLTLQGNPNSLGSKFTLQEGYLFKANKLCAPRGSYRDLLIKEVHSNGLEGNFEVQKTLDILQDQVHWPRVERDVQAIIRRCST, encoded by the coding sequence atgagggggtgttacattgagTTTCTCCAATCTTTTAATTTTTCTAGCAAGCATAAAGAGGGAAAACTCAATGTTGCAGCAGATGCACTTTCTAGGAGGCACTCTATGTTAGTCACAGTTCAGCAAAGAGTGTTGGGGTTTGAGTTTATGAAGGAGCTCTACAAGGATGATCAGGATTTCATGGAGGATTGGCTGACTTTGCAAGGCAATCCAAACAGTCTAGGATCCAAGTTCACACTGCAAGAGGGGTATCTATTCAAGGCAAACAAACTGTGTGCTCCCAGAGGCTCCTATAGAGACTTACTAATTAAGGAGGTTCACTCTAATGGTTTAGAAGGGAATTTTGAGGTACAGAAAACATTGGATATACTTCAAGATCAGGTCCACTGGCCTAGAGTGGAAAGGGATGTTCAAGCTATAATTAGAAGGTGCTCTACCTGA